A stretch of the Capsicum annuum cultivar UCD-10X-F1 chromosome 10, UCD10Xv1.1, whole genome shotgun sequence genome encodes the following:
- the LOC124888079 gene encoding uncharacterized protein LOC124888079: MMRQEGSIEGVLQAKLQLDSGAARGDKGKGKKGNYGKSEATTEKMLLSPLTTKKIICKEKRLQQQNKAQIADQEREEQFDEKLFRELEKSVKSRVRIGNGEYLPAAGKGTVAIESYRGTKLIYEVLFVPELDQNLLSVGQLLENGFKLLFENKACLISDPSGQKMFRIKMQGKSFSLNPLVEKQIAFTSQSSVAEMWHKRLRHFHHKALLFMQRSKMISSLPNLEKHLSRCKALLGKQIRLPFKISTWRATERLQLIHTDLCGP, from the exons ATGATGAGGCAAGAAGGATCCATCGAGGGAGTCCTGCAAGCAAAGTTGCAACTTGATTCAGGTGCTGCCAGGGGGGATAAAGGAAAaggaaagaagggaaattatggAAAATCTGAAGCTACAACTGAAAAAATGCTACTGTCACCGCTAACAACAAAGAAG ATTATCTGCAAAGAGAAGCgtctacaacaacaaaataaagcACAAATTGCAGACCAAGAGCGAGAAGAGCAATT TGATGAAAAGCTTTTTAGAGAGCTTGAAAAATCAGTTAAATCAAGAGTCAGGATTGGAAATGGAGAATACCTCCCAGCGGCAGGAAAGGGAACTGTAGCAATTGAGAGTTATAGAGGTACAAAACTTATTTATGAAGTTTTATTTGTTCCTGAACTTGATCAAAATTTATTAAGTGTTGGACAACTGCTGGaaaatggattcaaattattatttgaaaataaggcGTGTCTAATCAGTGATCCTAGCGGTCAGAAAATGTTTAGAATCAAAATGCAGGGAAAAAGTTTTTCTTTGAATCCATTGGTAGAGAAACAAATAGCTTTTACAAGTCAGTCCTCCGTTGCGGAAATGTGGCACAAAAGGTTGAGGCATTTTCATCACAAAGCTTTGTTGTTTATGCAAAGGAGCAAAATGATAAGTAGTTTACCAAACTTGGAGAAGCATCTCTCAAGATGTAAAGCTTTGCTTGGCAAGCAGATTAGGCTTCCATTTAAAATTTCCACATGGAGAGCTACAGAGAGATTGCAGCTCATTCATACCGATCTCTGTGGTCCATAA